A genomic region of Vitreimonas flagellata contains the following coding sequences:
- a CDS encoding DUF805 domain-containing protein, whose translation MADIFISYAREDRGFAERIARGLNGLGLEVFWDTEIPPGQTWADYIEGKLTQCRAVIVLWSQHSTKSQWVREEARMGREKAKLIPVLLDGTPAPFGFGEVQAADLSAWTGDQNHPDWVRFSRAVYATARGADAPLPPPAAPQPQAAWSAPPPAAAPAWSDPRAAASSAESGAPENLSPIGYIQKCLRLYVNGNGRARRAEYWWWTLGVFVVSIVAYIIDVVLFGFNSYTSQPNTQAVSTILNLAVLAPGISVAARRFHDVGLSGWLVAGFFVAFLVGGGLSVAMPPLGGLILLVAGIGMLVILVLPSKPGANQYGPNPKGQ comes from the coding sequence ATGGCCGATATTTTCATCTCTTATGCTCGGGAAGACCGTGGCTTTGCCGAGCGCATCGCGCGCGGGCTGAACGGTCTGGGGCTGGAGGTTTTCTGGGACACCGAGATTCCGCCGGGGCAAACCTGGGCCGATTATATCGAAGGCAAACTCACGCAGTGCCGCGCCGTGATCGTGCTGTGGAGCCAGCATTCAACAAAATCGCAATGGGTGCGCGAAGAGGCGCGCATGGGGCGCGAAAAGGCCAAGCTCATTCCTGTGCTGCTCGACGGCACGCCGGCGCCGTTTGGTTTCGGCGAAGTGCAGGCCGCGGATCTGAGCGCTTGGACCGGCGATCAAAATCATCCCGATTGGGTGCGCTTCTCGCGCGCGGTGTATGCGACGGCGCGTGGCGCTGATGCGCCGCTGCCGCCGCCTGCCGCGCCGCAGCCGCAAGCTGCCTGGTCAGCACCGCCGCCGGCTGCCGCGCCTGCGTGGAGCGATCCGCGCGCCGCCGCGAGTTCGGCGGAGAGTGGCGCGCCTGAGAATTTGTCGCCGATCGGCTACATCCAGAAGTGTCTGCGGCTCTACGTGAACGGCAATGGCCGTGCGCGGCGCGCGGAATATTGGTGGTGGACGCTCGGCGTGTTCGTCGTTTCGATCGTCGCCTACATTATCGATGTCGTGTTGTTCGGCTTCAATTCGTACACATCGCAGCCAAACACGCAGGCCGTCTCAACCATCCTCAATCTCGCCGTGCTCGCGCCAGGGATCAGCGTCGCGGCGCGGCGCTTCCATGATGTGGGCTTGAGCGGTTGGCTGGTGGCGGGCTTCTTCGTCGCTTTCCTGGTCGGCGGCGGGCTTTCGGTGGCGATGCCGCCTCTGGGCGGGTTGATACTTCTTGTCGCCGGCATCGGCATGCTGGTGATCTTGGTGCTGCCGTCGAAGCCGGGTGCAAACCAGTACGGGCCAAACCCGAAAGGGCAATGA